A stretch of Paludisphaera borealis DNA encodes these proteins:
- a CDS encoding RbsD/FucU family protein gives MLKKIPNILSPELLLMIAQMGHGDELVIADANFPAVSNAKRLVRADGHGVAVILEAILQLFPLDSFVEKPAAVMRRIDKPGEPAPIWAEYQRILDSAEGRHIALEQVERFAFYDRAKTTFGVVATGEGALYGNIIIKKGIIAPT, from the coding sequence ATGCTCAAGAAAATCCCGAACATTCTGTCACCGGAACTGCTGCTGATGATCGCCCAGATGGGGCACGGCGACGAACTGGTGATCGCCGACGCCAACTTCCCGGCCGTCAGCAACGCGAAGCGACTCGTCCGGGCCGACGGCCACGGCGTGGCGGTGATCCTGGAGGCGATCTTGCAACTGTTCCCGCTCGACAGCTTCGTCGAGAAACCCGCCGCCGTGATGCGCCGGATCGACAAGCCCGGCGAGCCCGCGCCGATCTGGGCGGAATACCAACGCATCCTCGACAGCGCCGAGGGGCGGCACATCGCGCTCGAACAGGTCGAGCGGTTCGCCTTCTACGATCGCGCCAAGACTACCTTCGGCGTGGTCGCGACCGGCGAAGGGGCCCTCTACGGCAACATCATCATCAAAAAAGGCATCATCGCCCCGACCTGA